The Synechocystis sp. PCC 7509 genome includes a window with the following:
- a CDS encoding DNA phosphorothioation-associated putative methyltransferase produces MYSFSQLGVISELCQHSEVGKLLPSALYVHISALPCLDPLLQSYEQIAKFAREQQNINIVKFSTDKLKISYLYYPDFDSDPHPALQASIVVDLKTLETSYRDYRNSDNPPILHRKETFVTRDYPLYEQFAALTRREQALGLLSNTTAIGTRLLWEQRLELRGVELQGHSLILHPERCSSATPRIERHKAAIARTELSRPVRLALEANLFSPETTFFDYGCGYGGDISCINKLGYSSTGWDPHYSPDTPRIAADIVNLGYVINVIEDTKERREALIKAWELTRQVLIVSAQVLISDRTKGQIAYGDGVVTRRNTFQKYYEQEELKIYIEQVLGLEAIPVALGIYFVFQDPSQAQSFRASRYRSRATTPKIRVPSKRFEDYQELLTPLMNFISDRGRLPVKSEIPQESQLLAEFHSFKRAFQVILQATDALEWEAIAQKRREDLLVYFALSKFSYRPKLADLKPQIQEDIKALFGSYKQAIGCADQMLFSVGNLDIIAQCCQKSEVGHKLPNSLTIHVSSLESLNPLLRLYEGCASRTIGRMDSANVIKFHTKAPKISYYFYPDFDSKAHPTLSASMQIDLRDLQAIYTDYDGDYDPPVLHQKDTLVTCDYPHYAKFAKLSDREQDWGLLDNWHEIKRLQGWQKCLIEHCATIDKHQLRWSKDADPYKLKLLRSAISKKRANSKNFFNT; encoded by the coding sequence ATGTACAGTTTTAGCCAACTTGGTGTTATCTCTGAACTCTGCCAACATAGTGAAGTTGGTAAGCTTTTACCGTCTGCTCTTTACGTCCATATTTCAGCTTTACCCTGTCTCGATCCTCTGTTGCAAAGCTATGAGCAAATCGCCAAGTTTGCTAGAGAGCAACAAAATATTAATATTGTCAAATTTAGTACAGATAAATTAAAAATTTCTTACTTGTACTATCCTGATTTTGACAGCGATCCTCACCCCGCCTTACAAGCAAGCATTGTAGTAGATTTAAAAACTCTAGAAACAAGTTATCGAGACTACCGTAACTCCGACAATCCCCCGATATTGCACCGCAAAGAAACTTTTGTTACTCGCGATTACCCGCTTTACGAACAATTTGCCGCTTTAACTCGCCGCGAACAGGCTTTAGGGTTGCTAAGTAATACTACCGCAATTGGGACGCGGCTTTTGTGGGAGCAACGCCTAGAATTGCGAGGAGTTGAACTGCAAGGACATAGCTTAATATTGCATCCAGAACGCTGTAGTAGCGCTACTCCCCGCATTGAACGCCATAAAGCCGCGATCGCACGTACTGAATTATCCCGTCCGGTACGCCTTGCTCTTGAAGCTAATTTATTTAGTCCCGAAACTACTTTTTTCGATTACGGTTGCGGCTATGGTGGCGATATTAGTTGCATTAATAAACTGGGTTACAGCAGTACGGGCTGGGATCCTCATTACTCCCCCGATACTCCCCGCATAGCCGCCGATATTGTTAATTTGGGGTATGTAATTAATGTTATTGAAGACACAAAAGAGCGTCGGGAAGCCTTGATTAAGGCGTGGGAACTCACGCGCCAAGTATTGATTGTGTCAGCGCAAGTATTGATTAGCGATCGCACTAAAGGACAAATAGCATACGGTGACGGTGTTGTTACACGGCGCAATACTTTTCAAAAGTATTACGAACAAGAAGAACTAAAAATTTATATCGAACAGGTACTAGGATTAGAGGCGATTCCGGTAGCTTTGGGGATTTATTTTGTATTCCAAGATCCCAGCCAAGCCCAAAGTTTCCGCGCCTCTCGCTATCGTTCTCGCGCCACTACGCCCAAAATTCGCGTCCCTAGTAAGCGGTTTGAAGATTACCAAGAGTTACTTACTCCCCTAATGAATTTTATTAGCGATCGCGGACGATTGCCTGTCAAAAGTGAAATTCCCCAAGAATCGCAACTATTGGCAGAATTTCATAGTTTTAAACGCGCTTTTCAAGTCATTCTTCAAGCAACAGATGCTTTGGAGTGGGAAGCGATCGCGCAAAAACGCCGAGAAGACTTGTTAGTTTATTTTGCTTTGAGTAAGTTTAGTTATCGCCCAAAATTGGCAGACTTGAAGCCCCAAATCCAAGAAGATATCAAAGCTTTGTTTGGTAGTTACAAGCAAGCAATTGGGTGCGCGGATCAGATGCTGTTTAGTGTTGGCAACTTAGATATTATTGCCCAATGCTGCCAAAAGTCCGAAGTTGGTCACAAACTGCCCAACTCTTTAACAATTCATGTTTCTAGCTTGGAATCTCTTAACCCTTTACTACGCCTCTATGAAGGCTGTGCTAGTCGCACTATTGGACGCATGGATTCGGCGAATGTCATTAAATTTCATACCAAAGCACCAAAAATTTCTTACTACTTTTACCCAGATTTTGACTCTAAAGCTCATCCTACGTTATCCGCCAGTATGCAGATAGATTTACGGGATTTGCAGGCAATTTATACAGACTATGATGGCGATTATGACCCCCCAGTATTACACCAAAAAGATACATTGGTTACTTGCGACTATCCGCACTACGCCAAATTTGCTAAACTAAGCGATCGCGAACAAGATTGGGGTTTATTAGATAATTGGCATGAAATCAAACGCTTGCAAGGTTGGCAAAAATGTTTAATAGAGCATTGCGCTACCATTGATAAACATCAATTGCGGTGGAGCAAAGATGCCGATCCTTACAAGTTAAAGTTACTACGTTCGGCGATTAGCAAAAAAAGAGCAAATAGCAAAAACTTTTTTAATACTTAG
- a CDS encoding acyl-CoA thioesterase: MPFAYKRVIRFGDTDAAGVVYFVNVLSICHEAYEASLVAANINLKTFFSNPAAAIPIVHADVDFFQPLFCGDEININLQPQQLSNEKFEIIYQVLGLNKQLMAKAITRHVCIHPTTRTRQELTAEMLLWLQLCKE, translated from the coding sequence ATGCCCTTTGCTTACAAAAGAGTTATCCGCTTTGGCGATACCGATGCGGCGGGAGTTGTTTACTTTGTCAATGTATTATCAATCTGTCATGAAGCTTATGAAGCTTCTTTAGTTGCTGCAAATATTAATCTCAAAACTTTTTTTAGTAATCCTGCGGCGGCTATCCCAATTGTTCACGCTGACGTTGATTTTTTCCAGCCGCTTTTTTGTGGAGACGAGATCAATATTAATTTGCAGCCTCAACAGTTAAGCAACGAGAAATTTGAGATTATTTATCAAGTTTTAGGCTTAAATAAGCAATTGATGGCTAAGGCAATTACTCGGCACGTTTGTATTCATCCAACTACTAGAACTAGGCAAGAATTGACGGCGGAAATGTTACTTTGGTTGCAGTTGTGCAAAGAATAA
- a CDS encoding aldo/keto reductase yields the protein MEFSRRDLLKAATTSGLIAAGLAASKEIIEPAFAQVKPTQIKKGEMLYRTLGRTGEQVSVIGLGGHHIGRPPSEQDGIRLIRSAIDRGINFMDNSWDYHNGGSEIRMGKALQGSYRDKAFVMTKIDGRTKAEATKQINESLKRLQSDRIDLLQHHEIIRMEDADRIFAPGGAMEAVVEAQKAGKIRYIGFTGHKDPLVHLRMLEVAAQNNFRFDTVQMPLNVMDAHFRSFEKQVLPILVKNQIGVLGMKSMGDKYILKSNTVKPIECLHYAMNLPTSTVITGFESMQILDQALEAVRTFQPMSQAQVQALLNKTRLAAANGQYELFKTTDQFDSTAKNPEWLG from the coding sequence ATGGAGTTCAGCAGACGGGATTTGTTAAAAGCTGCTACTACATCAGGGTTGATTGCCGCAGGACTCGCAGCTTCTAAAGAAATTATTGAACCAGCATTCGCCCAAGTAAAACCAACTCAAATTAAAAAAGGCGAGATGTTATACAGAACTTTAGGGCGCACGGGCGAACAAGTATCTGTAATTGGTTTGGGGGGACATCACATCGGAAGACCACCCAGCGAACAAGATGGTATTAGGCTGATCCGCAGTGCCATTGATCGCGGCATCAACTTTATGGACAACTCCTGGGATTACCACAACGGCGGCAGCGAAATTCGCATGGGTAAGGCGTTGCAAGGCAGCTACAGAGATAAAGCCTTTGTAATGACCAAAATTGATGGTCGCACTAAAGCCGAAGCCACAAAGCAGATTAATGAATCGCTAAAACGGTTGCAGAGCGATCGCATTGACTTATTACAACACCACGAAATCATCCGTATGGAAGATGCCGATCGCATATTTGCTCCTGGTGGTGCAATGGAGGCTGTAGTTGAGGCGCAAAAAGCAGGTAAGATTCGTTACATAGGTTTTACAGGGCATAAAGACCCGTTAGTTCATCTGCGGATGCTGGAAGTTGCTGCCCAAAACAACTTTCGTTTTGATACCGTGCAGATGCCTTTAAATGTCATGGATGCTCATTTTAGAAGCTTTGAAAAGCAAGTTCTCCCCATTTTGGTCAAAAATCAAATTGGGGTATTAGGAATGAAATCGATGGGCGACAAATATATTCTTAAGAGCAATACCGTTAAACCAATTGAATGTCTGCATTACGCGATGAATTTGCCGACATCAACAGTAATTACTGGCTTTGAGAGTATGCAAATTTTGGATCAAGCCCTTGAAGCAGTCCGCACCTTTCAGCCGATGAGCCAAGCACAGGTGCAAGCGTTATTAAATAAAACGCGATTAGCAGCAGCAAACGGTCAATACGAATTATTTAAAACTACAGATCAATTTGACAGCACCGCCAAAAACCCCGAATGGCTGGGGTAG
- a CDS encoding 2-succinylbenzoate--CoA ligase, with product MLQRLEHFQQSSKDWLLGGDFGQLNQLTEQLYLELSERSRQGIAPKVLIAERSPVKFLAGFIAASAASCPVFLSNPYWVQQEWQQVFKIVRPDLVLGYGDWELEIKNYYPNSPQVVNPNWLMIPTGGSSGNICFAIHTWETLTASVAGFQQYFQLQEINSFCTLPLYHVSGLMQFMRSFTTNGKLVIQQLDSAFSDIEFSNFFISLVPTQLQRLLEKPNTAKWLSKFKVVLLGGAPAWQELVDKAKQYKINLALTYGMTETASGIAILKPENFLSGNNSCGQILPHSQVTICNDRGEKLAQNQVGNITINSQSLALGYYPNLFKNKENFRLDDLGFIDSRGFLNLVGRSSNKIITGGENVYPIEVESAIRGTNLVADVCVIGVSDRLWGQIVTAIYVENEQRVSVAKLQSAIADKLSKYKQPKHWIAVEHIPRNAQGKINYEQIKAIAKEHLKISF from the coding sequence ATGCTACAAAGATTAGAACATTTCCAACAAAGTAGTAAAGACTGGCTGCTAGGCGGCGATTTTGGACAGTTAAATCAACTCACTGAGCAATTATATTTAGAACTGTCTGAGCGATCGCGGCAAGGAATAGCACCAAAAGTATTGATTGCAGAACGATCGCCTGTTAAGTTTTTAGCAGGCTTTATTGCAGCTTCGGCGGCTAGTTGTCCAGTTTTTTTAAGCAATCCCTACTGGGTACAACAAGAATGGCAGCAGGTATTTAAAATAGTACGACCAGACTTAGTTTTAGGCTATGGAGATTGGGAATTAGAAATAAAAAATTATTACCCAAACTCTCCGCAAGTTGTAAATCCAAACTGGTTAATGATTCCTACGGGGGGTTCATCGGGAAATATTTGCTTTGCTATCCATACCTGGGAAACTTTGACAGCTTCGGTTGCAGGTTTTCAGCAATATTTTCAATTACAAGAAATAAATTCATTTTGTACGTTGCCGCTCTATCATGTAAGCGGACTTATGCAGTTTATGCGCTCTTTTACTACTAATGGCAAGTTAGTAATTCAGCAATTAGATAGTGCATTTAGTGACATTGAATTTAGCAATTTTTTTATATCATTAGTGCCAACTCAGCTACAAAGATTGCTAGAAAAACCCAATACAGCCAAATGGTTATCAAAGTTTAAAGTTGTATTGTTAGGTGGCGCACCAGCTTGGCAAGAATTAGTAGATAAAGCTAAACAATATAAGATTAATTTAGCGCTTACTTATGGGATGACAGAAACAGCTTCGGGGATCGCAATTTTGAAGCCGGAAAACTTTTTAAGTGGTAATAATAGTTGCGGTCAAATTTTACCTCATAGTCAAGTAACAATTTGCAATGATAGGGGAGAAAAATTAGCGCAAAATCAAGTAGGTAATATTACTATTAATTCCCAATCTTTAGCTCTTGGGTATTACCCAAACTTATTTAAAAATAAAGAAAATTTTAGATTGGATGACTTAGGATTTATTGATTCAAGAGGTTTTCTAAACTTAGTAGGACGTAGTAGTAATAAAATAATTACTGGGGGAGAGAATGTTTACCCAATCGAAGTAGAATCCGCTATTAGAGGCACTAATTTAGTGGCAGATGTTTGTGTAATTGGTGTGAGCGATCGCCTTTGGGGGCAAATAGTAACAGCAATTTATGTTGAAAATGAGCAAAGGGTTTCTGTGGCTAAATTACAAAGTGCGATCGCCGACAAACTAAGTAAATACAAACAACCCAAACATTGGATTGCAGTAGAACATATACCCCGTAATGCTCAAGGTAAAATTAACTATGAGCAAATAAAAGCGATCGCTAAAGAACATCTAAAAATTAGTTTCTAA
- the ndhL gene encoding NAD(P)H-quinone oxidoreductase subunit L: MIVPLLYLILAGSYLFVLPIATLFYLRLRWYTATSFERGFMYFLVFFFFPGLLLLSPFANFRPQRRQVQG; encoded by the coding sequence ATGATTGTACCCTTACTTTACTTAATACTGGCTGGCTCTTACTTATTTGTATTGCCCATAGCAACTTTGTTTTATTTGAGACTTAGGTGGTATACAGCTACTTCCTTCGAGCGCGGTTTTATGTACTTTTTGGTATTTTTCTTTTTTCCAGGGTTATTGCTGCTGTCGCCCTTTGCCAATTTTCGCCCCCAGCGCCGACAAGTTCAGGGATGA
- a CDS encoding DUF6887 family protein — MSRANYDAMTKAELKQYFLKHRGDRAALQAYLDRINQRPLKIIASPGDPDFDEKIRAAIRQKLENGISSDRP, encoded by the coding sequence ATGAGCCGAGCTAACTATGATGCAATGACCAAAGCTGAATTAAAGCAATATTTTCTTAAGCATCGTGGCGATCGCGCAGCGTTACAAGCATACTTAGATAGAATCAATCAGCGTCCGCTCAAAATTATTGCAAGTCCCGGCGATCCTGATTTTGACGAGAAAATCCGAGCAGCGATTCGCCAAAAACTCGAAAATGGTATAAGTAGCGATCGACCGTAG
- a CDS encoding catalase: protein MTEQHSNDSAKNQDLDQYRVDGGETMTTNQGVKVSDTDNSLKAGSRGPTLIEDFHFREKLTHFDRERIPERVVHARGSGAHGYFQPYESMAEYTKAKFLSNPSVQTPVFVRFSTVVGFRGSADTVRDVRGFAVKFYTEDGNYDMVGNNIPVFFIQDAIKFPDLVHAIKPEPHNEMPQAAAAHDNFWDFISLTPESMHMIMWILSDRTLPRNFRVMQGFGIHTFRFVNEQGKASFVKFHWKPLLGVHSMAFDETQKVGGKDPDFNRRDLWESIEKGNFPEYELGVQIIAEEDEHKFDFDILDPTKLIPEELVPVRPIGKMVLNRNPDNFFAETEQVAFQPSNVVPGIDFSNDPLLQGRLMSYHDTQLHRLGSANFAELPINKSLCPFHNNQRDGRMQMQIPTSKVNYSPNSLGQGQPAPSPTEGFVHYQERVEGHKVRERSPSFKDHFTQATLFYNSLSMPEKEHAVEAAHFELGKVEDKGVRERMVDLFNHVDHELAKKVAMGIGIPAPTQAVSENHGKSSAALSQENTTKTAKGRKVAILATDGVNGEQITAVKTILKDAGVESEIVSKFKGMIKSVQGEEIKVDKTFLTSASVLFDAIYVPGGAASIEALLNQGDAIHFINEAFRHCKPIAAMSEGVELVQNSNIKGVQISDSSMQNDKGVVTAKTSSDPKDFAKTFVEAIAQHRFWMREQKDKVPA from the coding sequence ATGACCGAGCAGCACAGCAACGACAGCGCCAAAAATCAAGATTTAGACCAGTACCGCGTTGATGGTGGCGAAACCATGACCACCAATCAAGGGGTAAAAGTTAGCGATACTGATAATTCTCTCAAAGCTGGTTCACGTGGGCCAACATTAATTGAGGACTTTCATTTTAGAGAAAAACTTACCCATTTTGACCGCGAACGCATCCCCGAACGAGTAGTTCACGCGCGTGGTTCGGGCGCTCATGGCTATTTCCAGCCTTACGAATCTATGGCGGAATATACCAAAGCTAAGTTTTTGAGCAATCCATCGGTACAAACTCCTGTATTTGTGCGCTTTTCAACCGTTGTCGGTTTTCGCGGTTCGGCGGATACGGTGCGCGACGTGCGCGGCTTTGCGGTGAAATTTTACACCGAAGATGGCAACTACGACATGGTGGGGAACAATATCCCCGTCTTCTTTATTCAAGACGCGATTAAGTTTCCCGATTTAGTCCATGCCATTAAACCAGAACCACACAACGAAATGCCCCAAGCGGCGGCGGCTCACGATAATTTTTGGGACTTTATTTCGCTGACGCCCGAATCAATGCACATGATTATGTGGATACTGAGCGATCGCACTTTACCCCGCAACTTCCGCGTTATGCAAGGTTTTGGTATCCATACTTTCCGTTTTGTCAACGAACAAGGAAAAGCCAGCTTTGTTAAATTCCACTGGAAACCATTGCTAGGCGTACATTCAATGGCGTTTGACGAAACTCAAAAAGTCGGCGGAAAAGACCCAGATTTCAATCGCCGTGATTTGTGGGAATCCATCGAAAAAGGCAATTTTCCCGAATACGAATTAGGGGTACAAATTATTGCTGAAGAAGACGAACACAAGTTTGATTTTGATATTCTTGACCCGACAAAGCTAATTCCCGAAGAACTCGTACCCGTGCGTCCTATTGGGAAAATGGTTCTAAACCGCAACCCCGATAACTTCTTCGCCGAAACTGAGCAAGTAGCTTTCCAACCAAGTAATGTAGTTCCTGGTATTGACTTTAGTAACGATCCTTTGTTACAAGGTCGTTTGATGTCTTACCACGATACGCAACTGCACCGTTTGGGAAGTGCCAACTTTGCAGAGTTACCCATCAATAAATCTCTGTGTCCCTTCCACAACAACCAACGGGACGGCAGAATGCAAATGCAGATTCCCACTAGCAAGGTTAATTACTCCCCCAATTCTCTAGGACAAGGACAACCTGCACCATCGCCAACAGAAGGTTTTGTCCACTACCAAGAGCGCGTAGAAGGTCACAAAGTTAGAGAACGCAGTCCTAGCTTTAAAGACCATTTCACCCAAGCAACTTTGTTCTACAACAGTCTATCGATGCCAGAAAAAGAACACGCTGTAGAAGCGGCTCATTTTGAGCTTGGCAAAGTAGAAGATAAAGGCGTGCGCGAACGGATGGTAGATTTGTTTAATCATGTAGACCATGAATTAGCAAAAAAAGTCGCTATGGGTATTGGTATCCCTGCACCTACGCAAGCCGTAAGCGAAAATCATGGTAAAAGTTCAGCAGCGCTCAGTCAAGAAAATACTACTAAAACGGCTAAAGGTCGCAAAGTAGCAATTCTGGCAACCGATGGCGTAAATGGTGAGCAAATAACCGCCGTGAAAACTATCTTGAAAGACGCGGGAGTTGAATCGGAGATTGTATCGAAATTTAAAGGCATGATTAAGAGCGTCCAAGGTGAGGAAATCAAGGTTGATAAAACCTTCCTAACCAGTGCCTCAGTGCTGTTTGATGCGATTTATGTTCCCGGTGGCGCTGCGAGTATCGAAGCTTTGCTCAATCAAGGCGATGCAATTCACTTTATCAATGAAGCGTTTAGACACTGCAAGCCAATTGCGGCAATGTCTGAAGGAGTAGAGTTAGTACAAAACTCTAACATCAAAGGTGTACAAATCTCTGATAGCTCCATGCAGAACGATAAAGGAGTTGTAACGGCAAAAACCAGTTCTGACCCAAAAGATTTTGCTAAAACCTTTGTAGAAGCGATCGCCCAGCATCGTTTCTGGATGCGCGAACAAAAAGATAAAGTTCCAGCCTAA
- a CDS encoding dihydrolipoyl dehydrogenase family protein: MESVDLIVIGSGQGGIPLATDFAKEGKRVVLFERDVLGGSCINYGCTPSKAFLAAAHAAGRAKQAEKLGIHAQVSVDFPAVMQRVRSIRDSFKQGIHKRLEDAGVEVVFAEASFIGEKTVKGGDFVVQAPTIVINTGTSALVPSIPGLAGTPYLTNRNFFDLEALPKRLIVIGGGYIGLELGQGIARLGSQTQIIVRGSRLLNNEEAEVSQTLAQAMEQDGIKLHFNAEVKQVAYTDGVFTVTLNNGETLPAEALLVATGRKPNTQALNVAATGIELSDRNYIKIDNYFATTCNGIYAIGDVAGQPAFTHVSWEDYRRLKAILAQEDRNKSDRTLGYAIYTEPQVGRVGMTLEQAQQKGINTRSVTLPMSEIARAIEWGHDLGFYRMVIDSDTDKILGATLVGYEAAEIVHVFLDLIEAGATWQLLEQSVHIHPTYGEALPSLARLYQH; this comes from the coding sequence ATGGAAAGCGTGGATTTAATCGTAATTGGTAGCGGTCAAGGTGGGATTCCGTTAGCGACAGATTTTGCCAAGGAAGGTAAGCGTGTAGTATTGTTTGAGCGTGATGTTTTGGGGGGTAGTTGCATTAATTATGGTTGTACGCCTTCTAAAGCATTTTTAGCGGCGGCTCATGCCGCAGGTAGGGCAAAACAAGCGGAAAAGCTCGGTATCCATGCTCAAGTTAGCGTTGATTTCCCGGCGGTAATGCAACGAGTTCGCAGTATCCGCGACAGTTTCAAGCAAGGCATTCATAAACGTTTAGAAGATGCTGGGGTGGAAGTAGTATTTGCTGAAGCATCATTTATTGGCGAAAAAACTGTAAAGGGTGGCGATTTTGTTGTTCAAGCACCAACAATTGTAATTAATACTGGTACATCAGCTTTAGTTCCCTCTATTCCTGGTTTGGCGGGGACACCTTATTTAACAAACCGCAACTTTTTCGACCTTGAAGCATTACCAAAGCGTCTAATAGTAATTGGCGGCGGTTATATTGGCTTGGAGTTGGGACAAGGAATTGCTCGTTTAGGTAGCCAAACGCAGATAATTGTCAGAGGAAGTCGCCTTCTAAATAATGAAGAAGCTGAAGTTAGCCAAACTTTAGCTCAAGCAATGGAACAAGACGGTATTAAGCTCCATTTCAACGCCGAAGTTAAACAAGTCGCTTATACAGACGGAGTATTTACAGTCACGCTTAATAATGGAGAAACCTTGCCAGCCGAAGCTTTACTTGTAGCCACAGGACGCAAGCCAAATACTCAAGCATTAAATGTAGCAGCTACAGGAATAGAATTAAGCGATCGCAATTACATTAAAATTGACAATTACTTTGCTACTACTTGCAATGGTATTTATGCCATTGGCGATGTGGCGGGACAACCTGCTTTTACTCATGTTTCTTGGGAAGACTACCGCCGCTTGAAAGCAATTTTGGCACAGGAAGATAGAAATAAGAGCGATCGCACTCTCGGTTATGCTATCTATACAGAGCCGCAAGTTGGACGAGTGGGAATGACCCTCGAACAAGCGCAACAAAAAGGCATTAATACCCGTAGCGTCACCTTACCCATGTCAGAAATTGCTAGAGCAATTGAGTGGGGACACGATTTAGGCTTTTATCGTATGGTTATCGATAGCGATACTGATAAAATATTAGGTGCAACCTTAGTCGGCTACGAAGCGGCGGAGATCGTTCATGTGTTTCTAGACCTTATAGAAGCAGGCGCGACATGGCAGTTATTAGAGCAATCTGTCCATATTCATCCCACCTATGGAGAAGCACTACCAAGTCTAGCGCGGTTGTACCAACACTAA
- a CDS encoding DUF3007 family protein, with protein sequence MRKIDVLGIGIGVFVAGGLVYVVLQVVGLDNLEAGIWSQLLLVAGLIGWIATYITRAASNKMTYHQQREAYEQAYFKKRIDELTPEQLANIQAEIDQEKSQTK encoded by the coding sequence ATGCGAAAAATTGATGTGTTGGGTATTGGTATAGGTGTCTTTGTTGCTGGTGGGCTAGTTTACGTAGTTTTACAAGTAGTTGGTCTAGATAATCTAGAAGCAGGCATCTGGAGTCAATTATTGTTAGTAGCGGGCTTAATTGGTTGGATAGCGACTTATATTACTAGAGCCGCAAGCAATAAAATGACTTACCATCAGCAACGAGAAGCCTACGAACAAGCCTATTTTAAAAAGAGGATAGATGAACTTACCCCCGAACAATTGGCTAACATTCAAGCAGAAATCGATCAAGAGAAGTCGCAAACCAAGTAG
- a CDS encoding DUF6888 family protein has product MPTAAQLETLYRVGYQLTYIMLQPIHLICVDNRTRNVYVLAGYYEEIEFQILPNGEFANEPS; this is encoded by the coding sequence GTGCCTACTGCTGCTCAATTAGAGACTTTATATCGTGTCGGCTATCAACTGACTTATATCATGCTTCAGCCCATACATCTCATTTGTGTTGATAATCGGACTCGTAACGTTTATGTATTGGCTGGATACTATGAAGAAATTGAGTTCCAAATTTTACCTAATGGGGAGTTTGCCAATGAGCCGAGCTAA
- a CDS encoding methyltransferase: MIATTTQNPTTSLPLPETLMQMITGGWVSQAIYVAAKLGIADLLKDGSKSSEELATLTNVDANSLYRILRALSSLGIFSEGDNRYFELTPMAEYLRSDIPESLNAVAVMMGGEPWHWQPWGDILYSVKTGKPAFDHVFKMSVFPYLGENPEAAAIFDSCMTSLTTRDSVEIVANYDFSSIHTLVDVGGGHGKLLAYILESNPNLQGILYDLPAVVVGASPHLDKFSNRTSIVSGSFFESVPNGGDAYIMKHIIHDWDDEKATSILKNCHQVMPANGKLLVVEDVLPPANQPSMGKLLDLEMLLMTNGGRERTETEFNELFAAAGFKLTRIVPSGMAANVIEGVKA, translated from the coding sequence ATGATTGCAACTACAACTCAAAACCCAACTACCTCTCTACCTTTACCTGAAACGCTAATGCAAATGATTACGGGGGGGTGGGTAAGTCAAGCTATTTATGTAGCCGCTAAACTTGGGATTGCCGACTTATTAAAAGATGGGTCGAAAAGTAGCGAAGAACTAGCAACATTAACTAACGTTGACGCTAATTCTTTATATCGAATATTACGAGCATTATCTAGTTTAGGGATATTCAGCGAAGGCGATAATCGCTATTTTGAATTAACGCCAATGGCGGAATATTTGCGCTCGGATATACCAGAATCGTTAAATGCGGTTGCTGTAATGATGGGTGGAGAACCTTGGCACTGGCAGCCTTGGGGAGATATTCTTTACAGTGTAAAAACGGGTAAGCCTGCTTTTGACCATGTTTTCAAAATGTCCGTGTTTCCCTATCTTGGTGAAAACCCCGAAGCGGCGGCTATTTTTGACTCTTGTATGACCAGTCTTACCACTAGAGATAGTGTAGAAATTGTTGCTAATTATGACTTTTCCTCAATCCATACCCTCGTTGATGTTGGTGGCGGACACGGAAAGCTTTTGGCTTACATTCTAGAATCTAACCCAAATCTTCAAGGTATTCTCTACGATTTACCCGCCGTTGTGGTAGGCGCAAGCCCGCATCTTGACAAGTTTAGCAACCGCACTTCTATTGTTTCCGGTAGCTTTTTTGAGTCTGTACCCAATGGCGGCGATGCTTACATCATGAAACATATTATCCACGATTGGGATGATGAAAAAGCAACTTCTATATTAAAAAATTGTCATCAAGTTATGCCTGCAAACGGCAAGCTATTAGTAGTAGAAGACGTACTTCCCCCAGCTAACCAACCATCAATGGGTAAACTACTCGATTTAGAAATGTTGTTAATGACTAATGGTGGGCGGGAACGCACGGAAACAGAGTTTAACGAACTATTTGCGGCGGCGGGCTTCAAGCTAACCCGCATTGTCCCATCAGGAATGGCTGCAAATGTAATTGAAGGTGTGAAGGCATAA